The following proteins come from a genomic window of Pirellula staleyi DSM 6068:
- a CDS encoding PmoA family protein, translating to MMRSWLGARAVAVMFVLLGSSAVVAQEQPKAQPFEGARSATKGSTAERATDEQLPAARPLPATAITPLPDDRVSIAHERRELTQLHFGAELRRPFLFPIIGPTGDSLTRLGHPHDPHGHSHHNSVWISHHDVGGVSFWSDRGKESGQIKLERMVRYDDAADISKANQAPSAQRLRDEGALVEAFFLWSGAEGKTLLREQRIVRVYPLDEREWLLVIDLVLQPTADPVTLGKTPFGLLGVRMAKSIGVLDGGGRILSSEGKRGEAEVLWQRARWVDYAGPITDDETAGITLLDHPSNPNHPTYFHVRGDGWMGTSLTFDAPRTIERDTPLALRYGLYVHRGVLKAEVIEQAFARFAKIEAPLPPPSSK from the coding sequence ATGATGCGAAGCTGGCTTGGTGCTCGAGCGGTGGCTGTGATGTTCGTGCTGCTCGGCAGTTCAGCCGTTGTGGCTCAGGAGCAACCGAAAGCTCAGCCATTCGAGGGAGCGCGGTCCGCTACCAAGGGTTCGACAGCCGAGCGCGCGACCGATGAACAGCTGCCAGCGGCGAGGCCATTGCCAGCGACGGCGATCACGCCGCTGCCGGATGACCGGGTTTCGATTGCGCACGAGCGCCGCGAGCTGACGCAGCTCCATTTTGGCGCCGAGCTGCGCCGCCCCTTTCTGTTTCCAATCATCGGCCCCACGGGGGACTCGCTGACGCGGCTGGGGCATCCGCACGATCCCCACGGCCACAGCCACCACAATTCGGTTTGGATCTCGCACCACGATGTGGGCGGGGTCAGTTTCTGGAGTGATCGGGGGAAAGAGAGCGGCCAGATCAAGCTCGAGCGGATGGTGCGCTACGACGATGCGGCCGATATTTCGAAGGCCAATCAAGCACCGTCGGCCCAGCGACTGCGCGACGAGGGGGCGCTTGTTGAAGCATTCTTTTTGTGGAGCGGCGCGGAGGGGAAAACGCTACTCCGCGAGCAGCGGATCGTGCGGGTCTATCCGCTCGATGAGCGCGAGTGGCTGCTGGTGATCGACCTGGTGCTGCAGCCGACAGCCGACCCGGTGACGCTTGGGAAAACGCCGTTTGGCCTGCTCGGAGTCCGAATGGCCAAGTCGATCGGTGTGCTCGATGGTGGTGGCCGGATTCTCAGCAGCGAGGGGAAGCGGGGAGAAGCCGAGGTGCTGTGGCAGCGGGCGCGCTGGGTCGATTACGCCGGGCCGATCACCGACGACGAGACCGCTGGCATCACGCTGCTTGATCACCCGTCGAACCCCAACCACCCCACCTATTTTCATGTTCGTGGCGACGGCTGGATGGGAACATCCCTCACCTTCGATGCGCCGCGAACCATCGAGCGCGACACGCCGCTGGCGCTGCGCTACGGGCTGTATGTGCATCGAGGAGTACTCAAGGCCGAGGTGATCGAGCAGGCCTTCGCACGCTTCGCCAAAATCGAGGCCCCACTGCCACCACCTAGCAGCAAGTAG
- the greA gene encoding transcription elongation factor GreA: MDDYIPMTREGYAKLKAELDRMENVDMPDITQKIADARAEGDLKENAEYHAQREAQGLLQAKINLIRNKLSKASIIDPSTMPRDQVSFGTTVLVKDIDMDEEEEFTLVGAGEEDYNAGRILITSPLGQALVGKKIGDVVDVPAPKGSYQLEILTLKFDYLEGLL; encoded by the coding sequence ATGGATGATTACATACCGATGACGCGCGAGGGCTATGCCAAGCTCAAGGCGGAACTCGATCGCATGGAAAATGTCGATATGCCCGACATTACGCAAAAAATCGCCGACGCGCGGGCCGAGGGGGATCTGAAGGAAAACGCCGAGTATCATGCTCAGCGCGAAGCTCAGGGCTTGCTCCAGGCCAAGATCAACTTGATCCGTAACAAGCTGTCGAAAGCATCGATCATCGATCCTTCGACCATGCCCCGCGATCAGGTGTCGTTCGGCACCACCGTGCTGGTCAAAGATATCGACATGGATGAGGAAGAAGAATTCACCCTCGTCGGTGCCGGTGAAGAGGACTACAACGCTGGCCGGATTTTGATCACCAGCCCGCTCGGTCAGGCGCTCGTGGGGAAGAAGATCGGCGACGTTGTGGATGTCCCCGCGCCGAAAGGCTCCTACCAGCTCGAAATCCTGACGCTCAAATTCGACTACCTCGAGGGACTCCTGTAG
- a CDS encoding DUF1559 domain-containing protein, which yields MAFTLVELLVVIAIIGVLVALLLPAVQAAREAARRMSCSNNLKQVTLSLHNFESSYGILPAGEFKNPSTGTLTYLSPHALLSNYFEQGAYFSKLDLNVGPFTQPNYDATRLQPKTLLCPSDPHPGKNMDMGWTNYHVNAGSWVQATQNWDGSFGPHNDYAGGKRTGELAFSAITDGLSNTAAFAEVVNGAGDSGAPKTRFDCYEFGASPTGTMAQMRTALAAKDWKTATIPWSGGWRYRGYPWSEGSMWRSWYNHLTPPNSVCWLPDGDFYKIISPASSYHPGGAMVSMCDGSVRFVSETVNGDIWTAAGTRNGGESIALP from the coding sequence TTGGCTTTCACCCTGGTAGAACTTTTGGTGGTCATCGCCATCATCGGAGTGCTTGTGGCACTCTTGCTACCAGCTGTGCAAGCTGCTCGCGAAGCGGCTCGTCGTATGAGTTGTTCGAACAATCTGAAGCAGGTCACGCTCTCGCTACATAACTTTGAAAGCAGTTACGGAATTCTTCCCGCCGGCGAATTCAAAAATCCTTCCACCGGCACGCTGACCTACCTCTCGCCCCACGCTCTCTTGTCGAACTATTTCGAACAAGGAGCCTACTTCTCGAAGCTCGACTTGAATGTCGGCCCGTTCACACAACCCAATTACGACGCTACCCGCTTACAACCTAAAACCCTGCTCTGCCCCAGCGATCCACATCCGGGCAAGAACATGGACATGGGATGGACCAACTATCACGTTAATGCTGGCTCTTGGGTTCAAGCTACCCAAAACTGGGATGGTTCGTTTGGTCCTCATAATGATTATGCAGGTGGTAAGCGGACCGGTGAGCTCGCTTTCTCGGCCATCACCGATGGTTTGAGTAACACAGCCGCCTTTGCGGAAGTGGTGAATGGTGCTGGTGATTCGGGAGCACCCAAGACCCGCTTTGATTGTTATGAGTTTGGTGCTTCCCCCACGGGAACGATGGCGCAAATGCGGACCGCCTTGGCCGCCAAAGACTGGAAGACCGCCACGATTCCTTGGAGTGGTGGCTGGCGTTATCGCGGCTATCCATGGTCGGAAGGTTCGATGTGGCGCTCATGGTACAACCACCTCACGCCACCCAACAGCGTTTGCTGGCTCCCCGATGGCGACTTCTACAAAATCATCTCCCCCGCATCGAGCTACCACCCGGGTGGAGCGATGGTGTCGATGTGCGATGGTAGCGTCCGTTTCGTCAGCGAAACGGTGAACGGCGACATCTGGACCGCCGCTGGCACGCGCAACGGTGGCGAATCGATCGCGCTCCCTTAG
- a CDS encoding DUF1559 domain-containing protein, translating to MNAAIYPISGRRRALAIDQRRAFTLVELLVVIAIIGVLVALLLPAVQAAREAARRMSCANNLKQLTLAMHNFESSHGSLPGGEHEAFSGANAYFSPHAMMSQFYEQGNFYSKLNLNLSPYDAVNYNAAMLQPKTLICPSDPRPGKNEPLGWTNYHCNSGGWVVTNQWDGVFGPMADVGGGKKTGPLRFADVTDGLSNTSAFAEVVNGAASSGSKPSRFDCYEFGASPTGTATAIRTAFATKDWKTSTIPWSGSWRYRGYPWTEGTHWRSWYNHVMPPNSVCWLPDGDFWKLVSPSSSYHPAGVNASMCDGSVRFVADSINGDVWTATGTRNGKEALALP from the coding sequence ATGAATGCTGCCATCTATCCCATCTCGGGTCGTCGCCGCGCTCTTGCGATCGATCAGCGCCGCGCTTTCACACTCGTCGAGCTGCTGGTGGTGATCGCGATTATCGGGGTGCTTGTCGCCCTGCTTTTGCCCGCCGTTCAAGCGGCCCGCGAAGCAGCCCGGCGAATGAGTTGTGCGAACAATCTCAAACAACTCACGTTGGCGATGCATAACTTCGAAAGCAGTCATGGCTCGCTCCCCGGTGGGGAGCATGAAGCGTTCTCGGGCGCGAATGCCTATTTTTCACCCCATGCCATGATGTCGCAGTTTTATGAGCAAGGGAACTTTTATAGTAAGCTGAATTTGAATCTCAGCCCTTATGATGCGGTGAACTATAATGCAGCGATGCTGCAACCGAAAACCTTAATATGTCCGAGCGATCCGCGCCCTGGAAAGAATGAACCTTTAGGATGGACCAATTATCATTGTAATAGTGGTGGCTGGGTTGTCACGAATCAATGGGATGGTGTGTTTGGTCCCATGGCCGATGTAGGAGGTGGCAAGAAGACAGGTCCACTCCGTTTTGCAGATGTCACCGACGGACTAAGTAACACCAGTGCCTTCGCGGAAGTGGTGAATGGGGCTGCTTCGTCGGGCTCGAAGCCAAGCCGCTTTGATTGTTATGAGTTCGGGGCAAGTCCCACCGGAACTGCGACCGCGATTCGGACCGCTTTCGCCACCAAAGATTGGAAAACATCGACGATTCCTTGGAGCGGCAGCTGGCGCTATCGCGGCTATCCCTGGACCGAAGGGACGCATTGGCGAAGCTGGTACAACCACGTCATGCCACCCAACAGCGTCTGCTGGCTCCCCGATGGAGACTTCTGGAAACTCGTCAGCCCGTCGTCGAGCTATCACCCTGCCGGTGTGAACGCCAGCATGTGCGATGGGAGCGTGCGGTTTGTTGCCGATTCGATCAACGGCGACGTTTGGACCGCCACTGGCACCCGCAACGGGAAAGAAGCACTCGCGCTTCCCTAG
- a CDS encoding endonuclease/exonuclease/phosphatase family protein, producing the protein MFFAARRCDDRWTTFALALLVGLSASSLLVSRAAAEPPKTTQNCPKIAEIAAAEAHQAVAADDKFYYAITSSSVGKYDRKTAERVATSSGEAMHLNSGFFHEGKLLLAHSNYPLMPEKSEIKALDPATMELSTLRDLGDAGGSLTWVVRHAGQWWCNFAKYGKANHETFLVTYNDDWTELRRYRYPAAMISHLGSMSVSGGLFIGDRLFVTGHDDGVLFSLAIPAAGDELKLVEILGCPFTGQGIAIDPVDGNLLGISRKERKIIVAKLPSQAVAPITLRVLSYNIHHGEGNDRKLDLPRLAKIITSVNPDLVLLQEVDQNVARSGKVDQPKVLAELTKMEFCFGSNLALQGGGYGNAILSRYKIERHDNHLLPSLDGGEQRGVLVAEISLPGRAPTLRVAATHFDYRGKEDERLASVAWLTEKLVKEQTVATILGGDLNATRETETLKKLGAHWKIAGETETPTIPTDKPERQIDFVLCRPDDAWEVVEVKVLEEPIASDHLPILAVLKLRTTSEK; encoded by the coding sequence ATGTTCTTTGCCGCGCGCCGCTGTGACGATCGCTGGACCACCTTTGCGCTGGCACTCCTCGTTGGTCTTTCGGCCAGCAGCCTGCTGGTCTCGCGCGCTGCTGCCGAGCCCCCCAAAACCACGCAAAACTGCCCGAAAATCGCCGAAATTGCGGCCGCCGAAGCGCACCAAGCAGTGGCCGCCGACGACAAGTTCTACTACGCCATCACCAGCAGCAGCGTCGGGAAATACGATCGCAAAACGGCCGAGCGAGTCGCCACCAGCAGTGGTGAAGCGATGCATCTGAACAGCGGCTTTTTTCATGAAGGCAAACTGCTGCTGGCCCACAGCAACTATCCGCTGATGCCCGAGAAAAGCGAGATCAAAGCGCTCGATCCCGCGACGATGGAACTCTCGACACTGCGCGACCTGGGGGACGCTGGTGGCAGCCTCACCTGGGTCGTGCGTCACGCCGGCCAGTGGTGGTGCAATTTCGCCAAGTATGGCAAAGCCAACCACGAGACCTTTCTCGTCACCTACAACGACGACTGGACCGAGCTTCGACGCTATCGCTATCCCGCCGCCATGATCAGCCACCTGGGAAGCATGAGCGTTTCCGGCGGGCTCTTCATCGGCGATCGGCTGTTTGTGACTGGGCACGACGACGGGGTCCTCTTCAGCCTCGCGATCCCGGCCGCAGGAGACGAGCTGAAGCTGGTCGAAATCCTGGGCTGCCCCTTCACTGGACAAGGGATCGCCATCGACCCGGTGGATGGAAATCTGCTCGGAATCAGCCGCAAAGAGCGTAAGATTATCGTCGCAAAACTCCCGAGCCAGGCGGTCGCGCCAATCACGCTGCGCGTCCTTTCGTACAACATTCATCACGGCGAAGGGAACGACCGCAAACTCGATCTACCACGACTCGCCAAGATCATCACCTCGGTAAATCCCGACCTCGTGCTGCTGCAGGAAGTGGACCAGAACGTCGCGCGGAGTGGCAAAGTCGATCAGCCGAAAGTGCTCGCCGAACTCACCAAGATGGAGTTCTGTTTTGGGAGCAACCTGGCGCTCCAAGGGGGCGGTTATGGGAACGCGATTTTGTCGCGCTATAAGATCGAGCGTCACGATAATCATCTGCTTCCGTCACTCGACGGTGGCGAGCAGCGCGGTGTACTCGTGGCCGAGATCAGCCTCCCAGGACGCGCGCCAACCTTACGCGTCGCCGCCACGCATTTCGACTATCGCGGTAAAGAAGACGAGCGTTTGGCGAGTGTTGCGTGGCTCACCGAAAAGCTCGTAAAAGAGCAAACCGTCGCTACGATTTTGGGGGGCGATCTCAACGCCACACGCGAGACCGAGACGCTGAAGAAACTCGGCGCTCACTGGAAAATCGCCGGCGAAACCGAAACGCCAACCATCCCCACCGATAAACCAGAGCGGCAAATCGATTTCGTTCTCTGCCGCCCCGATGATGCGTGGGAAGTGGTGGAAGTGAAGGTCCTCGAAGAACCGATCGCTTCCGACCATCTGCCGATTTTGGCCGTGCTGAAACTTCGCACCACTTCCGAGAAGTAG
- a CDS encoding transcriptional repressor → MNAATSELTVKEAREMLRGAGLRSTTSRVAVLQHVAVAGKPLSHSDVAEVLVPEGFDKSTIYRCLVELADANILTRLEVGDHSWRFELRRGDHHEAGQHPHFMCVDCGKVTCLNGVEVKIVKTKGGAKEPLLGEVTEIFLKGRCLECGKA, encoded by the coding sequence ATGAACGCAGCAACCTCCGAACTTACCGTTAAAGAAGCCCGCGAGATGCTGCGTGGCGCAGGGCTCCGGAGCACCACGTCGCGCGTGGCTGTGCTGCAGCATGTGGCGGTCGCTGGCAAACCACTGAGCCACTCCGATGTGGCAGAAGTGCTCGTCCCCGAAGGATTCGACAAATCGACCATCTATCGCTGCCTGGTCGAGTTGGCCGACGCCAATATCCTCACGCGGCTGGAGGTTGGGGATCACAGCTGGCGTTTTGAGCTTCGTCGCGGCGATCATCACGAAGCGGGACAGCATCCCCACTTCATGTGCGTCGATTGCGGCAAAGTCACCTGCCTCAACGGCGTGGAAGTGAAGATCGTAAAGACCAAAGGTGGAGCGAAAGAACCACTCCTGGGCGAAGTGACCGAGATCTTCCTGAAAGGTCGCTGCCTCGAGTGCGGCAAGGCTTAA
- a CDS encoding metalloregulator ArsR/SmtB family transcription factor codes for MSTTAEMNDGRLAESLASTEALVPLCELDDHLPATASPRAVDKGALQRAAAIFRALGDPARLHLLALLAAGEQCVSQLATETGDSLPAISQRLKLLRSERLVSQRRDGKHIYYQLADQHVVQLIEAGIDHAVERNSYC; via the coding sequence ATGTCGACAACGGCGGAGATGAACGACGGTCGGCTGGCCGAGAGCCTCGCCTCGACCGAAGCGCTCGTGCCGCTGTGCGAGCTCGACGATCACCTGCCGGCCACCGCTTCGCCCCGCGCGGTCGACAAAGGGGCGCTGCAGCGGGCGGCTGCTATTTTTCGAGCCCTCGGCGATCCCGCTCGGCTGCATCTTCTCGCGCTGCTGGCGGCTGGCGAACAGTGTGTCAGCCAGCTCGCCACCGAAACGGGAGATAGTCTCCCCGCGATTTCGCAGCGCCTCAAGTTGCTCCGGAGCGAGCGCTTGGTGTCGCAGCGTCGCGATGGAAAACATATCTACTATCAACTCGCCGATCAGCATGTCGTGCAACTTATCGAAGCCGGTATCGATCACGCCGTGGAACGGAATTCCTATTGTTAA
- a CDS encoding NAD(P)-binding domain-containing protein: MRLAVLGTGGVGGTLGVKWSTAGHSVVFGSRDPASEKVQKLLQAGGANSCADLPHEAIAGADAILLAVPWPAIEQTLATLGDLSGRLLIDCSNPLKSDFSGIEVPAAGSAAQQIAAWAPGAIVVKAFNSAGVKTMRDPMFGTQKATMFYCGDDEAAKIILAQLITDIGFEPLDAGGLDMAGSIEALAMFYIHLAFKRGVGSNSAFGILRR; the protein is encoded by the coding sequence ATGCGTCTCGCTGTGCTTGGTACTGGTGGTGTTGGTGGAACGTTGGGTGTGAAATGGTCCACGGCAGGGCATAGCGTGGTGTTCGGCAGCCGCGATCCAGCCTCGGAGAAGGTGCAAAAGCTGCTGCAAGCTGGTGGGGCCAACAGCTGCGCCGATCTGCCGCACGAAGCGATTGCCGGTGCCGATGCCATTCTGCTGGCGGTTCCATGGCCGGCGATTGAGCAAACCTTGGCGACGCTTGGAGATCTGTCGGGGCGTCTGCTCATCGACTGCAGCAATCCGCTGAAGTCGGATTTCAGTGGCATCGAAGTCCCTGCGGCGGGAAGTGCAGCCCAGCAAATTGCCGCTTGGGCACCGGGGGCTATTGTCGTCAAAGCGTTTAACAGCGCCGGTGTAAAAACGATGCGCGACCCGATGTTCGGGACCCAAAAAGCGACGATGTTCTACTGCGGCGACGATGAAGCGGCCAAAATCATCTTGGCGCAACTCATTACCGACATTGGTTTTGAGCCGCTCGATGCCGGTGGACTCGACATGGCCGGCTCGATCGAAGCCCTGGCCATGTTCTACATCCATCTGGCATTCAAACGGGGGGTCGGCTCGAACTCGGCCTTCGGCATCCTCCGCCGCTAA
- a CDS encoding sodium:proton antiporter, with protein MASTSYSQEATPPETAPAEATAPEAVAEEPAAAAPAAEAPADDHKAGDHKEGDHAHDEAHGDHHGDDHGDHHGEAAAMAAGMPLWTLLPFALLLLSIAVFPLVNHHWWDHNENKAIIVGILAIPVAIYLFAVWGAPGVHELQHKGKEYISFMILLGALYVISGGILVKGSLDGTPIFNTLLLLLGGLIASFIGTTGASVLLIRPLLRANAPRVKKAHIVVFFIFIVSNCGGLLTPLGDPPLFLGYLSGVPFTWTFQLWNEWLVVNGLLLVVFHIWDQLVFNKEELQRPGSQLEEVQKHEPLAVLGLHNFIFLAVVVGVIYSAGAGILNGGKPWPWGIQEILMLGAALVSYFLTAPKYRESNKFTFAPIIEVAVLFVGIFITMIPALLVLNANGSKLGLEHPWQFFWATGLLSSVLDNAPTYLTFAATACGVEGIKLEGAYLAEYLGDGSNQERAGILAAISCGAVFMGANTYIGNGPNFMVKAIAEENGVKMPSFFGYMAYSGAVLIPIFIIITLMSFRN; from the coding sequence ATGGCCTCCACCAGTTATAGCCAAGAGGCAACGCCTCCGGAAACGGCTCCTGCGGAAGCGACAGCTCCTGAAGCTGTTGCGGAAGAGCCAGCAGCAGCTGCGCCAGCGGCTGAGGCCCCCGCCGACGATCATAAAGCGGGGGACCATAAGGAAGGGGATCACGCCCACGATGAAGCCCACGGCGATCATCACGGCGACGATCATGGAGATCACCACGGTGAAGCGGCTGCGATGGCGGCAGGCATGCCACTCTGGACACTCCTCCCCTTCGCGCTCCTGCTCCTCTCGATCGCTGTGTTTCCACTAGTGAACCATCACTGGTGGGATCATAACGAGAACAAAGCCATTATCGTGGGTATCCTGGCCATTCCCGTGGCCATCTATCTCTTCGCTGTGTGGGGCGCACCGGGTGTGCATGAATTGCAGCATAAAGGAAAAGAATATATCTCCTTTATGATCCTGCTCGGCGCTTTGTATGTCATTAGTGGTGGCATTTTGGTAAAGGGTTCGCTCGACGGAACTCCGATCTTTAATACGCTGCTGCTGCTGCTCGGTGGTTTGATTGCCAGCTTTATTGGAACCACCGGCGCCAGCGTGCTTTTGATTCGTCCACTCCTTCGCGCTAATGCTCCCCGCGTGAAGAAAGCCCACATTGTGGTCTTCTTCATCTTTATTGTCTCCAACTGCGGTGGTCTGCTGACACCCCTGGGCGATCCACCTTTGTTCCTCGGCTACTTGTCGGGTGTCCCTTTCACCTGGACCTTCCAGCTCTGGAACGAGTGGCTTGTGGTGAACGGTCTGCTCCTGGTGGTGTTCCACATTTGGGATCAGCTCGTCTTCAACAAAGAAGAATTGCAACGTCCCGGTTCGCAGCTCGAAGAAGTGCAAAAGCACGAGCCTCTCGCGGTGCTCGGCCTGCACAACTTCATTTTCCTTGCCGTGGTGGTGGGTGTGATCTACAGCGCTGGTGCAGGGATTCTCAACGGTGGCAAGCCTTGGCCGTGGGGTATTCAGGAAATCCTGATGCTTGGCGCTGCACTGGTTTCCTACTTCCTGACCGCACCCAAATATCGCGAATCCAACAAGTTCACCTTCGCTCCGATCATCGAAGTTGCCGTGCTGTTTGTCGGCATCTTCATCACCATGATCCCCGCGCTACTGGTGCTCAACGCCAACGGTTCGAAGCTCGGCCTCGAGCATCCTTGGCAGTTCTTCTGGGCCACCGGTTTGCTCTCGAGCGTACTTGACAATGCTCCGACCTATTTGACCTTTGCGGCCACTGCCTGCGGTGTCGAAGGGATCAAGCTCGAAGGGGCCTATTTGGCTGAATACCTTGGCGATGGATCCAATCAGGAACGTGCGGGCATCCTTGCGGCGATCAGCTGCGGAGCGGTGTTCATGGGCGCGAATACTTATATTGGTAACGGCCCGAACTTTATGGTGAAGGCCATCGCCGAAGAGAACGGCGTGAAGATGCCCTCGTTCTTTGGTTATATGGCCTACTCGGGTGCTGTGCTGATCCCGATCTTCATCATCATCACGCTGATGTCGTTCCGGAACTAA
- a CDS encoding TlpA disulfide reductase family protein, with protein MPATSPRPGQISRRLLAVAALAGTAYWWGCSQSGDSMFELTDGVKHPSVGTAIDVVQLEPLTGTDQPLVPADYAGKVSLVNFWGPWCGPCVVEFPHLVELQQHFGKRDDFRLVSVSCSGGDGDDRMMEESTSLFLREQRATFPTYRDPDYAFRSSLAKAASLQGFGYPTTVLIGKDGKIKALWTGYIDGLELDMRAAIEAALSEEPPKTASL; from the coding sequence ATGCCCGCCACATCCCCTCGCCCGGGTCAAATTTCGCGACGCCTTTTGGCGGTAGCGGCACTCGCCGGGACAGCTTATTGGTGGGGCTGTAGTCAGTCGGGGGACTCGATGTTCGAGCTCACCGACGGGGTGAAGCATCCGAGTGTCGGCACGGCGATCGACGTGGTGCAGCTCGAGCCATTGACCGGAACCGATCAGCCGCTGGTGCCAGCCGATTACGCCGGGAAAGTCTCGCTCGTGAACTTTTGGGGACCCTGGTGCGGCCCCTGCGTGGTGGAATTCCCGCACCTGGTGGAGCTCCAGCAGCATTTTGGCAAGCGCGACGACTTTCGTCTGGTGAGTGTGTCGTGCAGTGGCGGGGATGGCGATGATCGAATGATGGAAGAGTCGACCAGCCTCTTCCTGCGCGAGCAGCGGGCGACCTTTCCCACCTATCGCGACCCCGATTACGCCTTTCGAAGTTCGCTGGCCAAAGCAGCGTCGCTACAAGGCTTTGGGTACCCCACCACCGTGCTGATTGGTAAGGATGGGAAGATCAAGGCGCTTTGGACCGGATACATCGACGGTCTAGAACTTGATATGCGAGCTGCAATTGAGGCTGCATTAAGCGAAGAGCCACCGAAGACAGCAAGTCTTTAA
- a CDS encoding sterol desaturase family protein, with product MFTAALLAQTSPQALEAPLRLGTLCALIVILYLAELLVPLRPPTAQTPWRMGRNLLLMLLSTLAVRLIVPISLIAAATWAETRQIGLFHLVAWPQSLELALTVVLLDLAMYAQHVASHYVPILWRLHSVHHCDAEMDFSTGVRFHPGEILFSLGVKLGLVLLLGASAWSVLVFELLLSSSALATHARIALPQSIDRSLRWIIVTPKMHEIHHSQEIAETNSNYGFFLAIWDRLFRTYITTPAEPLVIGLKTTATKMPHESLWRLLLWPIIRE from the coding sequence ATGTTTACCGCTGCGCTCCTGGCCCAGACGAGCCCGCAAGCGCTCGAAGCGCCGCTGCGGCTCGGGACGCTCTGCGCGCTTATCGTAATTCTCTATCTTGCCGAGCTTCTCGTTCCGCTCCGGCCTCCGACGGCCCAAACACCCTGGCGCATGGGACGAAATCTGCTCCTCATGCTCCTCAGCACGCTGGCCGTTCGGCTGATCGTTCCGATTTCCTTGATCGCTGCCGCCACCTGGGCTGAAACCCGCCAAATCGGCCTGTTTCACTTGGTCGCTTGGCCACAGTCGCTGGAACTGGCGCTCACCGTCGTGCTGCTCGATCTGGCGATGTACGCTCAGCATGTGGCATCGCACTATGTGCCGATCCTGTGGCGACTTCATAGTGTCCATCACTGCGACGCCGAAATGGACTTCAGCACCGGTGTGCGGTTCCATCCGGGCGAGATCCTGTTTTCGCTCGGTGTGAAACTCGGCCTGGTGCTGCTGCTCGGCGCCTCAGCCTGGAGCGTGTTGGTGTTCGAGCTTTTGCTCAGCAGCAGTGCGCTGGCGACGCATGCCCGGATCGCACTGCCACAAAGCATCGATCGCAGCTTGCGGTGGATCATCGTCACGCCGAAGATGCACGAGATCCATCATTCGCAGGAAATCGCCGAGACGAATTCGAACTATGGTTTCTTCCTGGCGATCTGGGATCGGCTCTTTCGGACCTACATCACAACCCCCGCCGAGCCCTTGGTGATCGGACTCAAAACCACAGCTACCAAAATGCCCCACGAGAGCCTGTGGCGGCTCCTCCTTTGGCCAATTATTCGTGAATAA